In the Plodia interpunctella isolate USDA-ARS_2022_Savannah chromosome 6, ilPloInte3.2, whole genome shotgun sequence genome, one interval contains:
- the Srp72 gene encoding signal recognition particle subunit SRP72 isoform X2 — translation MSANKENNLVQAYIELNKFCQNGDYDRALKATGKVLQIAPNEQKAFHCKVVCFIQLHNFKEALAVLCNPKNAALAADLHFEKAYTQYRLNCPNDALQTVDNAPEMTPALKELRAQILYRLEQYQDCYNLYREVVKNTTDEYEDERQANMASVVANLAALNPSADLPQFEESTYELSYNIGSTLAMRGKYNEAIPVLKRAEQACSESVIDDGGTEEEAKEEAAIIRVQQAYCLQQMGKEKEAAAVYQNVLKDKPSDQALVAIASNNLVVINRDTNVFDSRKRMKAATQDGLEHKLNSRQRRAIAYNQAILAIYSNQPDFCKQCCVKLVREFGEERRAALVEASSLAKEGKRQQAVTLLLKYGDTLTFAAVQVLLAQGDRKSAVKLLEESEYKYRAGVIGVLCTLLCADGETEIASNLMKDVYNYYKDDKRFASLRDVWRAAAEVHRKAGDAAATAAAHEALARAAPDDRKSLARLVKALAAVEPARAKQLAQKLPRLDQLETKIDIDALESSKWMMGAKVVKKTVSKQEQSPGTPGSELGQKTKAKRKRKTKLPPNADLSRPPDPERWLPKYERSAYRKGRRGRREVIKGSQGMSTTATDQYDMRQAEWYP, via the exons ATGTCAGCCAACAAGGAAAATAACCTTGTTCAGGcttatattgaattaaataagttttgcCAAAACGGTGACTATGATAGAGCGTTAAAAGCTACTGGTAAAG TTTTGCAAATAGCACCCAATGAGCAGAAGGCATTCCACTGTAAAGTGGTGTGCTTCATCCAACTGCACAACTTTAAAGAGGCCCTTGCAGTTTTGTGCAACCCTAAAAATGCTGCGCTTGCTGCTGATCTCCACTTTGAGAAGGCATACACTCAGTACCGGCTCAACTGCCCCAACGATGCCTTGCAGACTGTTGACAATGCACCCGAGATGACTCCCGCTTTGAAAGAACTAAG GGCTCAAATTTTATATCGCCTAGAGCAGTATCAGGACTGCTACAACCTTTACCGTGAAGTGGTGAAGAATACCACAGACGAGTATGAAGATGAGAGACAGGCCAACATGGCTTCTGTTGTTGCCAATCTAGCTGCATTGAATCCA TCTGCAGACTTACCCCAATTTGAAGAGAGTACCTACGAGCTGTCTTACAACATCGGCAGCACACTAGCCATGCGCGGGAAGTACAACGAAGCAATTCCGGTGCTCAAGAGAGCAGAACAAGCGTGCTCTGAGAGTGTGATCGATGATGGAGGCACTGAGGAAGAGGCAAAAGAAGAGGCTGCCATTATTAG aGTCCAGCAAGCGTACTGCCTGCAGCAAATGGGCAAGGAGAAGGAAGCGGCCGCCGTCTACCAGAACGTGCTCAAGGACAAGCCCTCTGACCAGGCCCTAGTCGCTATTGCCAGCAACAACCTTGTCGTCATCAACAG ggATACGAACGTATTCGACTCCCGCAAGCGTATGAAGGCGGCCACACAGGACGGCTTGGAACACAAACTGAACTCGAGGCAACGACGCGCCATCGCATACAACCAAGCGATATTGGCTATCTACTCTAACCAA CCGGACTTCTGTAAGCAATGCTGCGTGAAACTAGTCAGGGAGTTCGGCGAGGAGCGACGGGCCGCGTTAGTGGAGGCCTCGTCATTGGCCAAGGAGGGAAAAAGACAGCAAGCTGTCACGCTGCTGCTCAAATATGGGGATACGCTCACGTTTGCTGCCGTTCAAGTTTTATTGGCACAG GGTGACCGCAAAAGTGCAGTGAAATTGTTAGAAGAGAGCGAATATAAGTACCGAGCTGGCGTGATCGGGGTACTTTGTACACTGTTGTGTGCCGACGGCGAAACGGAAATAGCTTCCAATTTGATGAAGGATGTCTACAACTATTACAAGGATGATAag CGTTTCGCGTCCCTCCGGGACGTGTGGCGCGCGGCCGCGGAAGTCCACCGCAAGGCGGGCGACGCCGCCGCGACCGCCGCCGCGCACGAGGCCCTCGCCCGCGCCGCGCCCGACGACCGCAAGAGTCTCGCCCGGCTGGTGAAGGCCCTGGCTGCTGTGGAGCCTGCCAGGGCCAAACAACTGGCCCAGAAGCTGCCTAGGCTGGATCAGCTGGAG ACTAAAATTGACATCGACGCACTGGAATCGTCGAAATGGATGATGGGAGCGAAGGTAGTCAAAAAGACGGTCAGCAAACAAGAACAATCACCAGG GACTCCAGGGTCGGAATTAGGTCAAAAGACGAAGGCCAAGCGCAAGAGGAAAACGAAACTGCCTCCCAATGCGGATCTGTCCAGACCCCCTGATCCGGAGAG ATGGCTGCCGAAGTACGAGCGCTCGGCGTACCGCAAGGGGCGGCGCGGACGGCGCGAGGTCATCAAGGGCAGCCAGGGCATGTCCACCACCGCCACCGACCAATA TGACATGAGACAAGCTGAGTGGTACCCTTAA
- the Srp72 gene encoding signal recognition particle subunit SRP72 isoform X1, whose amino-acid sequence MSANKENNLVQAYIELNKFCQNGDYDRALKATGKVLQIAPNEQKAFHCKVVCFIQLHNFKEALAVLCNPKNAALAADLHFEKAYTQYRLNCPNDALQTVDNAPEMTPALKELRAQILYRLEQYQDCYNLYREVVKNTTDEYEDERQANMASVVANLAALNPSADLPQFEESTYELSYNIGSTLAMRGKYNEAIPVLKRAEQACSESVIDDGGTEEEAKEEAAIIRVQQAYCLQQMGKEKEAAAVYQNVLKDKPSDQALVAIASNNLVVINRDTNVFDSRKRMKAATQDGLEHKLNSRQRRAIAYNQAILAIYSNQPDFCKQCCVKLVREFGEERRAALVEASSLAKEGKRQQAVTLLLKYGDTLTFAAVQVLLAQGDRKSAVKLLEESEYKYRAGVIGVLCTLLCADGETEIASNLMKDVYNYYKDDKRFASLRDVWRAAAEVHRKAGDAAATAAAHEALARAAPDDRKSLARLVKALAAVEPARAKQLAQKLPRLDQLETKIDIDALESSKWMMGAKVVKKTVSKQEQSPGTPGSELGQKTKAKRKRKTKLPPNADLSRPPDPERWLPKYERSAYRKGRRGRREVIKGSQGMSTTATDQYDMSKQQPSSAATKSPRVQESKQDSAWQRKQQQKKKGKGRKW is encoded by the exons ATGTCAGCCAACAAGGAAAATAACCTTGTTCAGGcttatattgaattaaataagttttgcCAAAACGGTGACTATGATAGAGCGTTAAAAGCTACTGGTAAAG TTTTGCAAATAGCACCCAATGAGCAGAAGGCATTCCACTGTAAAGTGGTGTGCTTCATCCAACTGCACAACTTTAAAGAGGCCCTTGCAGTTTTGTGCAACCCTAAAAATGCTGCGCTTGCTGCTGATCTCCACTTTGAGAAGGCATACACTCAGTACCGGCTCAACTGCCCCAACGATGCCTTGCAGACTGTTGACAATGCACCCGAGATGACTCCCGCTTTGAAAGAACTAAG GGCTCAAATTTTATATCGCCTAGAGCAGTATCAGGACTGCTACAACCTTTACCGTGAAGTGGTGAAGAATACCACAGACGAGTATGAAGATGAGAGACAGGCCAACATGGCTTCTGTTGTTGCCAATCTAGCTGCATTGAATCCA TCTGCAGACTTACCCCAATTTGAAGAGAGTACCTACGAGCTGTCTTACAACATCGGCAGCACACTAGCCATGCGCGGGAAGTACAACGAAGCAATTCCGGTGCTCAAGAGAGCAGAACAAGCGTGCTCTGAGAGTGTGATCGATGATGGAGGCACTGAGGAAGAGGCAAAAGAAGAGGCTGCCATTATTAG aGTCCAGCAAGCGTACTGCCTGCAGCAAATGGGCAAGGAGAAGGAAGCGGCCGCCGTCTACCAGAACGTGCTCAAGGACAAGCCCTCTGACCAGGCCCTAGTCGCTATTGCCAGCAACAACCTTGTCGTCATCAACAG ggATACGAACGTATTCGACTCCCGCAAGCGTATGAAGGCGGCCACACAGGACGGCTTGGAACACAAACTGAACTCGAGGCAACGACGCGCCATCGCATACAACCAAGCGATATTGGCTATCTACTCTAACCAA CCGGACTTCTGTAAGCAATGCTGCGTGAAACTAGTCAGGGAGTTCGGCGAGGAGCGACGGGCCGCGTTAGTGGAGGCCTCGTCATTGGCCAAGGAGGGAAAAAGACAGCAAGCTGTCACGCTGCTGCTCAAATATGGGGATACGCTCACGTTTGCTGCCGTTCAAGTTTTATTGGCACAG GGTGACCGCAAAAGTGCAGTGAAATTGTTAGAAGAGAGCGAATATAAGTACCGAGCTGGCGTGATCGGGGTACTTTGTACACTGTTGTGTGCCGACGGCGAAACGGAAATAGCTTCCAATTTGATGAAGGATGTCTACAACTATTACAAGGATGATAag CGTTTCGCGTCCCTCCGGGACGTGTGGCGCGCGGCCGCGGAAGTCCACCGCAAGGCGGGCGACGCCGCCGCGACCGCCGCCGCGCACGAGGCCCTCGCCCGCGCCGCGCCCGACGACCGCAAGAGTCTCGCCCGGCTGGTGAAGGCCCTGGCTGCTGTGGAGCCTGCCAGGGCCAAACAACTGGCCCAGAAGCTGCCTAGGCTGGATCAGCTGGAG ACTAAAATTGACATCGACGCACTGGAATCGTCGAAATGGATGATGGGAGCGAAGGTAGTCAAAAAGACGGTCAGCAAACAAGAACAATCACCAGG GACTCCAGGGTCGGAATTAGGTCAAAAGACGAAGGCCAAGCGCAAGAGGAAAACGAAACTGCCTCCCAATGCGGATCTGTCCAGACCCCCTGATCCGGAGAG ATGGCTGCCGAAGTACGAGCGCTCGGCGTACCGCAAGGGGCGGCGCGGACGGCGCGAGGTCATCAAGGGCAGCCAGGGCATGTCCACCACCGCCACCGACCAATA TGACATGAGCAAACAGCAGCCGTCGAGTGCGGCGACCAAGAGTCCGCGCGTGCAGGAGAGCAAGCAGGACAGCGCGTGGCAACGCAAGCAGCAGCAGAAGAAGAAGGGCAAGGGCCGCAAGTGGTAA
- the LOC128670819 gene encoding probable rRNA-processing protein EBP2 homolog produces MTDFILNDSDTEADSDEELQEAFAKGLLKPGLNEEIERVEKAYVNNVPDLKAKLKEFKLKLPWVETLDLVTSVAPMAPDVALQMQDTAQRRKNIKENSKGSREYDPAQDPVLNEFKRENLIHRQAQAAVLEGIKKLKELGVPTRRPDDFFAEMAKTDEHMQKVRKNLMAKQAAQARTEKVRQLREQKKIAKRVQIDAKLKQAAEKRDMLEQLKRVRKGKSTDLDFLDDNNKGSNKNKGIENKVNKRRAMKDKKFGFGGKKKGSKLNTRESSNQMDGFNSSAKKRPFDFKNKSFKPNNKNKSFKPNNKKKNQRPGKSKRKNAKR; encoded by the exons ATGACAGactttatattaaatgacAGTGATACTGAAGCAGATTCAGACGAGGAG ctCCAGGAAGCTTTTGCCAAGGGTTTACTGAAGCCAGGTCTAAATGAAGAAATTGAGAGGGTTGAAAAGGCATACGTTAATAATGTTCCGGATTTAAAAGCAAAGTTAAAAGAATTCAAACTGAAATTGCCATGGGTTGAGACATTGGATTTGGTGACAAGTGTCGCACCTATGGCCCCGGACGTGGCCTTACAAATGCAAGATACTGCTCAGAGAAGAAA aaatataaaggAGAATAGTAAAGGTAGCAGGGAATATGACCCTGCACAGGACCCTGTGTTGAACGAGTTTAAACGAGAGAACCTGATTCATAGACAAGCTCAAGCTGCAGTTTTAGAAGGCATCAAGAAGCTAAAGGAACTCGGGGTCCCTACTAGAAG GCCTGATGATTTCTTTGCTGAGATGGCAAAAACTGATGAGCATATGCAGAAGGTCCGCAAGAATTTGATGGCAAAACAAGCTGCTCAAGCTCGCACTGAGAAAGTTCGCCAGTTGAGAGAACAAAAGAAGATTGCTAAGCGTGTACAG ATTGATGCAAAACTCAAACAGGCTGCGGAGAAAAGAGATATGCTAGAACAATTGAAGAGAGTACGGAAAGGAAAATCAACAGATTTAGACTTTttagatgataataataaaggtagcaataaaaataaaggcaTCGAAAACAAAGTTAACAAAAGAAGAGCCATGAAAGACAAGAAATTTGGCTTTGGAGGGAAAAAGAAGGGTTCAAAACTGAATACGAGAGAATCATCTAATCAAATGGATGGCTTTAATAGCTCTGCTAAAAAGAGACCTtttgactttaaaaataaatccttcaaacctaataataaaaataagtccttCAAACCTAacaataagaagaagaatcaGAGACCAGGAAAGTCTAAGAGAAAGAATGCTaaaagataa